GAAACGCATAATACGGCATTTCGCTGGCTGGTCGTGGGCCGGCACCCAATAGTAATCCGATGCATGCAAGACCAATTGTTCCTACGATAAAAAGTTGAAAAAAGCGATTCGGAAACGATGGTCCTTCATTTCGCTTCAAGATCAACCAGACTGCCAATAGAATCGCATATAATACATAACTGCTTAAATGAAAATCCATCGGATCAAGATGATGCTTAATGCGGTAGAAGACTTGAATATAATTCGCTGCGAAGTTCTGTTCTGAATTGCCTTGGGCCAAGAGCCCTATTGAGGGAATCAGTCCCGGAAGTGAGCAGAGGATTAACAGTCCGGTAGCCGAAATCACTGATCGCAATGTCTGTCTATATGTGGCTTTGTTAAAGTCTCTTCTTTTCCGATACCAATCACAGACAAGTGAGAATCCACCACAAAGTACGCCCCAAATTCCTACGACAGGATGCCAGCTTATGGTGAGTCCTGCATAGATCGCAGCTCGATTCCAGTGTTGCTCACAGGCACTGGCGAGTGACAAAAAAAGAAAACCGTATGCAAATACCTTAGATTCGATTCCACCAATGATCCATTCACCCGAAAAGTTACCTATCGCAACCATTCCTAAATAGATCCAAGCTGTGATTAAGGGGGACCAGATTCCCGGAACTAATACTTTGACTAGCCGATACCAGCCCATTGCTAACAGCAGGAACGCTACAAGACGTCCGAGAAGTGCTGTGTTATGAAGAGAAAGCCATTGAGTGAGGCTCCCCATAACCTGATAGAAAAAGGAATGCGCGTTGGATGACTCCAGAAAAAAATCACCAGAACCCCATTGTGGGTTCCAGTAATGTTTTGCTTTACTTAGATAATGCGGTTCATTGATTCCCGGGATAGGGAAGCGAAGAAAAGAATCGGCGGCGAAGGAACCGCCGATTAACAGAATCATGAGTATGGCTTGAGGAGGAATTTTAGAAGCTTTGGATTCAGGGTTCACTGAACTTGAGCACATTGTTAAGCCATAAAAATAAACCGTAAGAATGCATGGTAGAGAACTTAAAATCTAATAAGAGTGGATTATTTCTTAGATTTTTTTCGGGCCGCTTTCTTCTTCGCCGTCTTTTTCGCAGGTGATTTTTTTGCAGGTGTTTTTTTGGCAGCTTTCTTTTTTGCACTCCCCTTTTTGGCAGCGGCTTTCTTTTTAGACCCTTTTTTGGCAGAGTCTCCGAAGATTTTGTCGTAATTTTCCCAGAACTGTGGTGTGGTACCTGTGCGAACAATCGGGCCACTCATAAGCTTACTTCTCCATAAATATTTGAAATTTCAGGATATCATTTCAAACGCAATATAATTTAGTTACCAATAAGATAGTCATTATATCAGTTGATACTGGTATTGTCTTATTTCCGAGCGATGATTCTTTCGATCTGACACTGAATTGTCAAGTCTGCTCACAATGATCTGGTTGAACTGAGGCAGGAAAAGAAGTTCGTAATTCGTTACTTTTTTGACGAATCGTTTCTAAGAGCTTTGTCAAATGAGTGTCGGTTGTGAGTGGGTTCATGACGGTAATCCGAAACGCTGCCTGACCATCAATGACCGAGTGTACGATATAAAATTCTCCGGATTCGATAATGACTCTTCTCAACTTGAAATGAAACAAGTTTTGTTGTTCTATAGATAGTTGTTGTAACCAGTCTGGTTGATAACGAAAAACGAGAATATTACACTCTGGCTTATGTACAGGTTCAAAATCAGTCGTTTGCTCCAGCATTTCATAAAATATTTGTGCGGTTTCAAATGTGACATCGACAAGATCTGCAAAGAGACCTTTTCCAAACAGTGACCAGACTCCCCAAAGGCCATAACTGTTTGCGCGTTTGGTGCATTCAATTGTTCTTAATCCTAAATCATATTCTGCAATCTCAGGTGCAGACGGATCGAACAAGTAGGGAGCCTGTTGCTGGAACGCTGCAGATTGATGTGCTTTATCTTTAAAAAACAAGAACGCACATAGCGCGGGCATGAACATCATTTTATGTGCATCGAAGACCACACTGTCTGCCCGATGGAGTCCTGCAGTAAGATGATGATGATGCTGAGAAAAACAAGTTGGACCGCCATGTGCTGCATCTACATGTAACCAGATTTGAAATTGTTCACACAAGTCAGCGATCTCATTCAGGGGATCAAATGCGCCAATGGGTGTGGCACAGGCACAGGCGATGACAGCAATGATTTTTCGGTTTTCACTCTGGCACTTTAAAATTATTTCTCTCAAAGCGAGCGGATTCATCCTGCGTTGTTGGTCCAGAGAGACTTTGAGAATATTTTCGGTACCGATTCCGAGAATACCAGCAGAGCGGGTCAAGCTATAATGGGCATCGCTGGATGCGAGTATGACAGGCATTAGTTCATTCTTAGCTGATGCTCCCTGTTGCCAAATTTCGGGGCACGTCAGATTCCGAGCCGCCAATAAACCAGTGAGATTTGCCAGTGATCCCCCGTGTGTGACAAGGCCAGAGAATTTATCGGTTGGAAATCCAATTTCTTTACCGATCATTTTGATTAATGCAATTTCGACTGCTGTGGCCCATGGTCCCATTTCATAGACGGCCATTACCTGATTCGTGACTGAAGCAATTGCGTCAAACAATCCAGCCAGTGGAACAGAGGCAGGCACCTGATGACCAATATATCGGGGGTTTTGTAAGTTGTGTCCTTTCTCTAACATCAATTGTGTGAGCTGTTGAAATTCCTGGACTTTAGGCTGTTGTGATTGGACCTCCGGTTCTGTACTTGAAGTTACATGTGAGTTTAACTTTCGCAATGCCAGTTGGATGTTTTCAAGCGGTGGATTCCAGTTCAAAACTTGACCGTCTGGAGTTTGCAGGGAACGCGCATGTTGTGTGAGTGCTTCAGATAAAGTCTGGCTAGCTGCAGACAATAAATCGGGAGAATAAGCAGCATGAATTCTTGTTCTTGCCGATTGTAATTCAGGGGCTGTCATTGACATGGAATTCTCATTACCTGCGAAAAGGGAAAACAACTTAGCAAGCGAAAGTGTGCTGGATATCGATTAATTGTATTCGCTTAGATCATACCGAAAACATGGACGGCTGAATATAAATGAGCCGGTCCTAATTGAGAACTCTTAATTTCGTATTTAAATACGTTTAGAAAAGAGCCGAGCATGTGGGTTGTGAATGTTCTATTATGATAGACATTTTAGAAACGAAAGGGTTCAGAATTCATCTCATAGCCCGGGTGCATGCAGATATTCATCAGCAAACCGAGTGCGAGGCATGTGCTCAGCAGACTGGTACCACCATAACTCATTAAGGGGAGAGTCATGCCCGTAATGGGCATCAGTCCGACTGTCATGCCGGTGTTAATAATTGTCTGTGAAGCCAGGAGCGTGACAATCCCCACTGCAACAAGTCGACCAAATGGCTCGCGTGTTGCAGTAGCGATTTGTAAGCCTCTGACAAACAAAAACGTAAAGACTCCCAGGCAAAACAGGCAGCCCATAATCCCAAAGCGTTCGCCGACCAGACAAAAGATAAAATCAGTCCGTCCTGCAGGAAGGTGATAAGCAGCGGGATCATCAATGGGCATGCCAGCAATCTCACTTCCCCAAACACCACCCAACGCCAACATCTGTTTCGACTGATAGAGATGATAACCATCTCCCTTGGGTAATTCTCCTCCATCGCGTTGGGTAAACAACGCAACAATTCTCGATTTTTGTTCCGAGTTCATCTCGAGCCAAAGTAATGGTAAAGTACAGATTCCCAGAACGAGAATTGTGATAAGGTGTCTTGGCCTCGCTCCTGCGGAAAACAACATCGCGAATAAGATGGGGAAGAATAAGAGCGAAGTTCCCAGATCTGGTTCTCGTAAAATCAGAAAAACAGGCAGGCATGTCAAAATGAAGGGGATGATTAGTCCCGGGATCCGTCTATAATTTTTACGGTGCATGAGGTAATGTGCTAGCGCCAGGATGTAAGTGATTTTGGCTAGTTCTGATGGTTGAAATTTAAAGAAACCTAATGGAATCCAGCGGCGTGAACCATTAATTGCAGGGATAAAAAAGACGGCAACTAAAAATAGTAGGGTTACAAAAAAAAGGGGGTAGCTGATACCTCGTAAATTTCGATAAGGGAAAACCATTGTGCTGCAGAGTGCCAGCAAAGAGATGAAAGCCCAGACGCATTGTTTCTGAAAAAATTGTCCTTGGCCCGATAGTTCGTCACCACGCGCTATTCCAGCCAGGCCGCATCCTATAAGTAAAAGAATACAGCATAAAATTGACCAGGGAATTTTGTGAATGTTTGCGTGACTCATTAAAAGATCATTTAAGGATTTATGAAGCAATTGTGAGCGATTTTTAACGAAAAATCGCTATTTTGGAAAGAGAAATCTTTTTTGCCTCAGTTCAACAGAGTCGGTTCCCTTTACTGGTGTCAAATCAAGAGAAATCAGCTATTCTTTCCTACGGTAAACAGACTATCGTTGTCATTTGAATTCAATTCCATGTTTTACTCATTTAGAAAAATCTGTGCGAAATATCCGGTAACTGCAGCATACATTGCGGTGGCAATCGGGTTATTTACTGCTGTTCAGATATATCGAGTCAAAAACACTTCTTACGGAGCAGAGGCGTTTGATGACGCCTTATGGAAATTGGGGGCGGTTCAGCCTTTAGTATTTGTGCATGATCACCCCTTGATCAAAGAGAAGGGTTATCCTACAGGCGGACCCTTTGATCTATGGGCAGGGGAATGGTGGCGGATTCTCATTAGTGGCTTTCATCATGGTGGTATTTTGCATCTGTTGATGAATTGTCTTGCCATCGGTTTTCTGGGGCGCTTAATCGAACCGGTAATGCGATTCTGGGTTTATGCCGCTTTTCTGATCCTGGCGACGTTTATCTCTTTACTCCCGGAATATTATTTTGCTCATTATCCAGTAGGGCTTTCGGGAGGCGCCTACGCGATGTTTGGATTGCTGATTTACCTCAGAAAGACCAATGCAGATATCGCTGCCGTATTTACTGAGAGAGAGATCACCTGGGGGTGTGGCTGGCTGATTTTGTGTTTTGTGTTAACGAAATTCAATATCATGCATATTGCTAACGCAGCACATCTTGCTGGCTTTCTTTATGGTTTACTCGCAGGAGCCGTATTGATCAGTCGTTCCCGATTTGCGGGAACATTTCGGTTTACATTTATTGCTGCACATTTATTAATCATTCCCTGTACCTATTTGATTTGCAATCCCGTTTGGAATGGCAAATATTACTGGTATCTGGCACGCCATGAGAATAACCTTGAGCAACGTATTGCTTATTTAAAGCAGGGGATGGAATTGGCTCCTGGGGAGCCAAAAATTGGAGCGGAATTGGCATTAAGTCTTTACCAGACAGAAACTGTGCCCATGAATTCCTGGAAGATTATTCTTCAATCTTTAAATAAGAATCGTTCCTATGATAAGGGAGTTCAAATTGCTCGATTAATTTGGGGCCAATTTGATTCAGATAAGCAAAAAGCAAACGCGTTAAAAATTGCGAGAAATGTTTTTGGCAATGAATCGGATGATTGGCTGGAACGGCTCAATCTTGACTCAGAGACAATCGCACAGGTAGATGTGCCATTAACAGGGGAATCTGGTTTTCCTAAAGAGGAATTTCTGTTTTTAAAAGAAGCAGACCAGCAGGTGAAACCAGCAAAACCAAAAGATTTATATGCCCCTCCGGTTGATCCCCGGTCACCTCAGAGTGCCGTTGAGGGGGTCACACTATGATGGATAGGGACGACTGACAGAATTGGCAAAATTGATACATTTGCTTCAAAATTCATAAATGCCTGTTGTTTTTTATCTACAGACATGATTCCACTAAGTGAATTTTACTCAGAGTCTGTGCTTGAACTACGCTTAACGTAAACGAATCTATTGTTATGCTGTACTAAAGAGTTCGGTCAAGAATGTCACTCGCTCTGTTTCATACAAAAACCTGCTAGATAATCATTTGATCGAACTCGTTTGACTCTACAAAACAGCATATGATGTTTAAAAGTAATCTCTCATATCGATCTGTTTATTATGGCCACTGCTTTGGAAAACCAAAACGAATCCACAAATGGGAATCCCAGCGAGGAAGACTCCGAGGAGTCGATACTGGTTGATCGCTTTCCTGAAGCATTGCGAGTATCCCGGTTTACATTTTTTACTGTATGTATTCTGTCATTATCTTTTTTACTGTTTAGCTCGCTTCCGCTCTGGCACACAGATATCTGGGGACATTTAGCTTATGGAGAGTTGATCTGGCAATCAGGCGGTATTCCTGCCTTCGAGCCATTGGTTCCCCTTTCATCGGGAATCCCATTTATCGATACTGCCTGGCTTAGTCAAATCTTTAGTTTTCAGGCTTACCAGTTATTTGGAGTCGCCGGGATTAAATTCCTGTATGCGGCTGCTATCACAGCTTGTCTGGGCTTGCTTCTCTATCGTATTCAAAAAAGAACAGATAGTTTTTTGTGGGGTCTGCTTTGCGTGATCGGGTTTCTCTTGTGTGATTGGAAGCAATTGGGAATAGTACGCCCTCAATTAGCAGGTTTACTCTGTTTTGTTCTACTGTTTATAACACTTAATGCACGTCAATGGCGCAGATTTTACTGGTTTGCGATTCCAGCGCTCTTTGTTTTATGGGCGAATCTGCATGGTTCCTTTCCCGTTGGATTAGGTTTAATCGGCTGTTTTTTAGTCGGTCGTGCCGTTGATGTCGGGAGGAAATCTGGAACATGGAAAGCAATGTTTCGAGACAGTGTGACTCGTAGATATTTCTTGCTGCTAGAGCTGTCTGCCATTGCGGTATTAGTTAACCCTTATGGCTTGCGATTATATACAGAAGCATTTGCTTTCTCGTCTCATCCTAATCTGGCAGAATTGGTCGAATGGAGCCCTTTAACTTTGCGGATGTACCAGGGTAAGGCAGCAGCTTTGCTTGGATTACTGATTGTCATTGCTTACCGTTTGACTCCCCGCAGAATTTCTGTGGCTGAAGTTCTGATTCTTGTGGGACTGGGAACTGCGGCCTTGTGGAGTTCGCGGATGATAATCTGGTGGGCACCAGTCGCCGCTTATTATCTGGCATTACACGGGGCGGCGATTTGGGGGCATAAACGGAAAGGCCTGGTAGATGAGGCCGAAGAGAATGCGGTTCATTATGCGGGGAAATGGACCGTTGTTTCTGTAGGTATGATCTGGATCTGCTTTGCCGTTACTCCGATTGGGTCTAGAATTCTGCACGGTAAGCAAGTTGATTTTGAGAAGAGTGTTTCTTCAACGACGCCGATTGGTGCGGTGAACTATCTAAAAGAAAAGAAAATCGAAGGCCAGCTCTTCAATTCGATGGAGCTCGGCGATTATTTATTGTGGGATGGCCCCGAGAACGCCTCTGTATTTGCAAATTCCCACGTCCATTTGCTTCCACAGGAAGTATGGGATCATTATTTACGCATAATCAATCTCGGGAGTGATGGTGAGGAATTGTTGGACAGATATGGCGTCAACACAATCGTGTTGGATTTACCGCGTCGAAGCAATTTGTTGCGTCGTTTGGAACGTAGTGGAGATTGGCGTGTGGGATACAAAGACGGTCGGTCAGTAGTGTTACTACGAAATGAACCCATTGAGTGATCAACTTCTGTTCTTTTATCAATTACTAAAATACTTCTTTCATTTCGAGCTCAGCTATGAAGTCACGCAAATTGACATTGAAAACGATAATTACGGTACAAATTCTGGTTGTGATCGCTTTTTGTGGAGCTTATACCCTTGGTTCCAAAGAGTCGCAACAAGAATTCAACAATGTTTTTCTGAAGCAAATTTCATATCCGGAAGTCAAAATTGATCGAAAGGTTCCACTTCAAGTGGAGCCGTTTTATGATGATCCTTCCGTTGTGACAGATGATGAATTAGCCGCGGTATTGAAACAAGTGCGGCCTAAATTTCCACGGAAACGCATGAAGCCCAATCATGTCGAGCATGCACTGCGTACCTGGAGTATTCAATCTACATTTCAAGATCCGAGTATTGTTTCAGGAATTGAAATGAGAGATTTTTTAATTGATCATGCTCGTTTTTTGACTTCATGGGGAGATGAGATCTCTCCACTGCTTGTAGAGGAACCAGCGGGGATTTCGATTCGTTGGGGCAGTCAGGCAGGAGGATCAGTGCATCATGACCACTGGCTCGCTTCGTTGACAGAAGCTGGTATTCATTTAGATGAACCCGTTTTTGGTCCGTCACGGCGTGATATGGATATTAATGATGTGATTCAGGAATCACTTCGCGATTTTCGTTTGGATGAGCGAGAAGTGGAATGGTCGGCGATGGCTTTCGGGCTCTGGATTCCTCCTGTGAAACAGTGGAAGACGGTAGATGGTCGTGTTGTCTCGTTTGATCAGATCGTAAAACGATTGATTCGAGGGCATAAACGTTTTGGTGTTTGCGTCGGAACACATAGAGTTTATTCGCTGATGTTACTGATTCGTCTTGATGACGAGTTTCATATTTTATCGAAACCAGTGCGGGCAGAAGCTTATGCCTATCTGGAACGTGTCCGAGACTTGATCAGTGTCTGTCAGTTTGAAGATGGTCATTGGCCTGCCAACTGGATGGATGGAAAAAGTGCTCTGACTGATCCGCAAGAGATACCTGATTACAAGAATGTTATTGCAACAGGACACCATTTGGAATGGTTGGCGATTGCCCCTAAAGAATTGCACCCGCCGCATGAGATGATTGTCAAAGCGGCAAAATGGGTCATTAATAATACCACTTCGCATACCGAAGAGGAGATATTGCAAAAGTATACGTTTTACAGTCATGTTGGGAATGCGTTAGCGTTATGGAGAAAAACGCATCCAGCGACATTCTGGAAGGATTGGCAGAAAACACACCCTTACGTTCCAGGTGCAGACGATCTTCAGGGAGCCAATGATGGCATTGAAGCGCGTAAGCCAAAGCTGTAGATCTGATACCTCATTTCAGGTGAAGTAATCTACTTACCACCGACAACTGTGAATGATACTTTTGAGCCCGCCGGTTTGAAGAATTCTGCTTGAATTCCTTCCTCGTTCCGATTTGCCAGGTTGATCAATAGAGTCAGTTTATGGATGCCTTTTTCCAAATCGAATTGATTTTCTGACTCTGATTTTAATTGACGCGCATCGATCCAGATTTTGGTGTCCTGTGCCGAATTGACCCGAAAGCCAATTTTGCCTGCTTCCGTTACATTAATTTCTGCCTGTAAGAGGACAGATGAATCAGTGGTTAACGTCTTCAATTCCTCGTAAGGTAATAAACCTGCCACCATCGCATATTGGGGTGTCCAATCTGTACTGGGAGCGCGAAGTACATGTTCTTCAAACAACTCTTCATCCACAGTTTCATTTGACAAAATCAGATCAGGAATATTTCGCATTAGTAACCAGCGCTGTACAGTAGGTTTGGAACGAATCGCGTATGGACCTGGCTTACCTAAAACAGACAAATATTTCACGATATCGACGAGTTCATCTCTTGTCAGAAATTTGGTCAGTCCTTGAGGCATTAAA
The Gimesia aquarii DNA segment above includes these coding regions:
- a CDS encoding DUF2339 domain-containing protein, with protein sequence MATALENQNESTNGNPSEEDSEESILVDRFPEALRVSRFTFFTVCILSLSFLLFSSLPLWHTDIWGHLAYGELIWQSGGIPAFEPLVPLSSGIPFIDTAWLSQIFSFQAYQLFGVAGIKFLYAAAITACLGLLLYRIQKRTDSFLWGLLCVIGFLLCDWKQLGIVRPQLAGLLCFVLLFITLNARQWRRFYWFAIPALFVLWANLHGSFPVGLGLIGCFLVGRAVDVGRKSGTWKAMFRDSVTRRYFLLLELSAIAVLVNPYGLRLYTEAFAFSSHPNLAELVEWSPLTLRMYQGKAAALLGLLIVIAYRLTPRRISVAEVLILVGLGTAALWSSRMIIWWAPVAAYYLALHGAAIWGHKRKGLVDEAEENAVHYAGKWTVVSVGMIWICFAVTPIGSRILHGKQVDFEKSVSSTTPIGAVNYLKEKKIEGQLFNSMELGDYLLWDGPENASVFANSHVHLLPQEVWDHYLRIINLGSDGEELLDRYGVNTIVLDLPRRSNLLRRLERSGDWRVGYKDGRSVVLLRNEPIE
- a CDS encoding RNA polymerase subunit sigma, which encodes MSGPIVRTGTTPQFWENYDKIFGDSAKKGSKKKAAAKKGSAKKKAAKKTPAKKSPAKKTAKKKAARKKSKK
- a CDS encoding pyridoxal phosphate-dependent decarboxylase family protein — translated: MSMTAPELQSARTRIHAAYSPDLLSAASQTLSEALTQHARSLQTPDGQVLNWNPPLENIQLALRKLNSHVTSSTEPEVQSQQPKVQEFQQLTQLMLEKGHNLQNPRYIGHQVPASVPLAGLFDAIASVTNQVMAVYEMGPWATAVEIALIKMIGKEIGFPTDKFSGLVTHGGSLANLTGLLAARNLTCPEIWQQGASAKNELMPVILASSDAHYSLTRSAGILGIGTENILKVSLDQQRRMNPLALREIILKCQSENRKIIAVIACACATPIGAFDPLNEIADLCEQFQIWLHVDAAHGGPTCFSQHHHHLTAGLHRADSVVFDAHKMMFMPALCAFLFFKDKAHQSAAFQQQAPYLFDPSAPEIAEYDLGLRTIECTKRANSYGLWGVWSLFGKGLFADLVDVTFETAQIFYEMLEQTTDFEPVHKPECNILVFRYQPDWLQQLSIEQQNLFHFKLRRVIIESGEFYIVHSVIDGQAAFRITVMNPLTTDTHLTKLLETIRQKSNELRTSFPASVQPDHCEQT
- a CDS encoding rhomboid family intramembrane serine protease, with protein sequence MFYSFRKICAKYPVTAAYIAVAIGLFTAVQIYRVKNTSYGAEAFDDALWKLGAVQPLVFVHDHPLIKEKGYPTGGPFDLWAGEWWRILISGFHHGGILHLLMNCLAIGFLGRLIEPVMRFWVYAAFLILATFISLLPEYYFAHYPVGLSGGAYAMFGLLIYLRKTNADIAAVFTEREITWGCGWLILCFVLTKFNIMHIANAAHLAGFLYGLLAGAVLISRSRFAGTFRFTFIAAHLLIIPCTYLICNPVWNGKYYWYLARHENNLEQRIAYLKQGMELAPGEPKIGAELALSLYQTETVPMNSWKIILQSLNKNRSYDKGVQIARLIWGQFDSDKQKANALKIARNVFGNESDDWLERLNLDSETIAQVDVPLTGESGFPKEEFLFLKEADQQVKPAKPKDLYAPPVDPRSPQSAVEGVTL
- a CDS encoding DUF6798 domain-containing protein; translation: MNPESKASKIPPQAILMILLIGGSFAADSFLRFPIPGINEPHYLSKAKHYWNPQWGSGDFFLESSNAHSFFYQVMGSLTQWLSLHNTALLGRLVAFLLLAMGWYRLVKVLVPGIWSPLITAWIYLGMVAIGNFSGEWIIGGIESKVFAYGFLFLSLASACEQHWNRAAIYAGLTISWHPVVGIWGVLCGGFSLVCDWYRKRRDFNKATYRQTLRSVISATGLLILCSLPGLIPSIGLLAQGNSEQNFAANYIQVFYRIKHHLDPMDFHLSSYVLYAILLAVWLILKRNEGPSFPNRFFQLFIVGTIGLACIGLLLGAGPRPASEMPYYAFRMSLLKFYPFRLFDALLPIAVTISIVNAFQYWIFQNENTDLKLLLIKKTSLKQMIPLFSFCIFISAIYSAWTFPPIHKMPPAQRTDWIDACRWIKNHTPETALFLTPTHQSDFKWYAQRPEYVTIKDCPQDAAGLIEWNRRLKYLRKWGQNYYNNGFDENAIRVLNNETKITHLLVKRLGPFTTLKPIYQNQTYKVYELP
- a CDS encoding FtsW/RodA/SpoVE family cell cycle protein, with the translated sequence MSHANIHKIPWSILCCILLLIGCGLAGIARGDELSGQGQFFQKQCVWAFISLLALCSTMVFPYRNLRGISYPLFFVTLLFLVAVFFIPAINGSRRWIPLGFFKFQPSELAKITYILALAHYLMHRKNYRRIPGLIIPFILTCLPVFLILREPDLGTSLLFFPILFAMLFSAGARPRHLITILVLGICTLPLLWLEMNSEQKSRIVALFTQRDGGELPKGDGYHLYQSKQMLALGGVWGSEIAGMPIDDPAAYHLPAGRTDFIFCLVGERFGIMGCLFCLGVFTFLFVRGLQIATATREPFGRLVAVGIVTLLASQTIINTGMTVGLMPITGMTLPLMSYGGTSLLSTCLALGLLMNICMHPGYEMNSEPFRF